From Solibacillus isronensis, the proteins below share one genomic window:
- a CDS encoding LysM peptidoglycan-binding domain-containing protein, translated as MRVHIVQKGDTLWKIAKQYAVGFDELKRLNAHLANPDYIVPGMEIYLPETTAKKEMHHPVKEQPKSVKEQPVPTPAPAPTPAPAPKKEQMVKPAPAPAPAPAPMPMPQPQKPIWQGDIIYFQQPQPMPMPSWQTNVHVQPTFENTVTVPQPMPMPQQPVVQPPPQQPQQPIFIEQPQYIQPMPMPMPMPQMPVCPTCHHMPMPMPQMPMCPTCHHMPMPMPMPQMPVCSKCHQMAMESPMQMQPMPMPQMPGCSKCNQMAMESPMQMQPNMYMEQMPMSVPMQMQMQPIFHEESSLKRDHCQDKDHLVHQYYEEIDHMMRQPNPCCHPQMMPYQENIMPQMMPYQENTMPQMMPYHENTMPQMMPYPANQMPQMQPMPHPPKSCQ; from the coding sequence GTGCGCGTTCATATTGTTCAAAAGGGAGACACTTTGTGGAAAATCGCGAAGCAATACGCGGTTGGCTTTGATGAGTTAAAGCGATTAAATGCCCATTTAGCAAACCCTGACTATATTGTTCCGGGAATGGAAATCTATTTACCGGAAACGACAGCGAAAAAAGAAATGCACCATCCTGTGAAGGAACAGCCAAAGTCTGTTAAAGAGCAGCCGGTACCAACACCGGCACCAGCGCCAACACCAGCCCCAGCACCGAAAAAAGAGCAAATGGTTAAGCCGGCACCAGCGCCAGCACCAGCACCAGCTCCAATGCCGATGCCACAGCCGCAAAAGCCAATTTGGCAAGGGGATATTATTTATTTCCAGCAACCACAGCCGATGCCAATGCCGAGTTGGCAAACAAATGTACATGTTCAGCCGACATTTGAAAATACGGTGACAGTACCGCAACCAATGCCAATGCCACAGCAACCGGTTGTTCAACCACCTCCGCAGCAACCACAGCAACCGATTTTTATCGAACAACCGCAATATATCCAGCCAATGCCGATGCCAATGCCAATGCCACAAATGCCTGTGTGCCCAACGTGTCACCACATGCCAATGCCAATGCCACAAATGCCTATGTGTCCAACGTGTCATCACATGCCAATGCCAATGCCGATGCCACAAATGCCTGTATGTTCAAAATGTCATCAAATGGCCATGGAATCTCCAATGCAGATGCAACCAATGCCAATGCCACAAATGCCTGGATGTTCGAAATGTAACCAAATGGCAATGGAATCCCCAATGCAAATGCAGCCAAATATGTATATGGAACAAATGCCGATGTCGGTGCCTATGCAAATGCAGATGCAGCCGATTTTCCATGAAGAATCATCGTTGAAGAGAGATCATTGCCAGGATAAGGATCACCTAGTACACCAGTATTATGAAGAGATTGATCACATGATGCGTCAACCAAACCCTTGCTGTCACCCACAAATGATGCCGTACCAAGAAAATATCATGCCACAAATGATGCCGTACCAAGAAAATACCATGCCGCAAATGATGCCATATCATGAAAATACCATGCCACAAATGATGCCATATCCAGCAAATCAGATGCCTCAAATGCAACCAATGCCACATCCGCCGAAATCATGTCAATAG
- a CDS encoding phosphotransferase: protein MKYYENGFVAQKVKAIHRELENIQFPYHIPLIENEEPHILKQFWFEGKSAEYKRFEHQQLSLHAIEKLHETNEVIPWAETGILSTYQLQEKWTRRFERFINHERELRRLLKSNYDILVNHASYALGLMAQITVPSEKQTILHGDVVHHNVMLRGEDVKLIDFDLASLGEASDEIILWLHRVLPHVQYEVQPLVNDHHYLHKAQEKLHYLFFPNEILRECLFYLKLSDRQKLSCYPFIQSIVYDWMKNYDSFARQIDSLQN from the coding sequence ATGAAGTACTATGAAAATGGTTTTGTTGCGCAGAAAGTTAAAGCGATTCATCGAGAGCTTGAAAATATACAATTTCCATATCATATTCCACTTATAGAAAATGAAGAGCCACATATATTAAAGCAGTTTTGGTTTGAAGGAAAAAGTGCGGAGTATAAACGTTTTGAACATCAGCAGCTTTCCCTCCATGCAATCGAAAAACTGCATGAAACAAATGAAGTCATTCCTTGGGCGGAAACGGGCATCTTGTCCACGTATCAATTACAGGAGAAGTGGACGAGGAGATTTGAACGTTTTATCAATCATGAAAGAGAACTAAGACGTTTATTAAAAAGCAATTATGATATTTTAGTCAATCATGCTTCCTATGCCTTAGGTTTAATGGCTCAAATTACAGTTCCGAGTGAAAAGCAAACGATTTTACATGGGGATGTTGTTCATCATAATGTGATGCTACGTGGTGAAGACGTGAAACTTATTGATTTTGATTTAGCTTCTTTAGGAGAGGCGTCAGATGAAATTATTTTATGGCTTCATCGCGTATTACCACATGTTCAGTATGAGGTCCAGCCACTTGTAAATGACCATCATTATTTGCATAAAGCGCAGGAAAAGCTTCATTATCTGTTTTTCCCGAATGAAATATTAAGGGAATGTCTATTTTATTTAAAACTCAGCGATCGGCAAAAGCTTTCCTGCTATCCGTTTATTCAATCGATTGTTTATGACTGGATGAAAAATTATGATTCTTTTGCAAGACAAATTGATTCATTGCAAAACTGA
- the ruvA gene encoding Holliday junction branch migration protein RuvA, giving the protein MYDYLKGQVTRVTPEYIVLEQQGIGWMLYTPNPFAFRTSASEQQIYVSLQVREDAQNLYGFNSLEQRELFKKLIQVSGIGPKGALAILASGNPTSVIQAIEMEDEAFLIRFPGVGKKTARQMILDLKGKLDMLLDHVELPSAENELPLFGVNPNEHELQEAMLALVALGYSEKELDKIRPQLSEDEKLTTTDAYIKQALKLLLKLK; this is encoded by the coding sequence ATGTATGATTATTTAAAGGGACAGGTTACTAGGGTTACACCAGAATATATTGTATTAGAGCAACAAGGCATTGGCTGGATGCTCTATACACCAAATCCATTTGCATTCCGTACATCTGCAAGTGAACAGCAAATCTATGTGTCATTACAAGTGCGTGAAGATGCCCAAAATTTATATGGATTCAATAGTTTGGAGCAACGTGAATTATTTAAAAAACTGATTCAAGTATCAGGTATCGGTCCAAAAGGTGCACTTGCTATTTTAGCGAGCGGAAATCCAACTTCAGTCATCCAGGCAATTGAAATGGAAGATGAAGCATTTTTAATCCGTTTCCCGGGTGTCGGGAAGAAAACAGCTCGTCAAATGATTCTCGATTTAAAAGGGAAACTGGACATGCTGCTTGATCACGTCGAGTTACCGAGCGCCGAAAATGAACTGCCATTATTTGGAGTGAATCCGAATGAGCATGAGTTGCAGGAAGCGATGCTGGCACTTGTCGCCTTAGGCTATTCAGAAAAAGAATTAGATAAAATCAGACCCCAATTAAGTGAAGACGAAAAGTTAACGACGACAGACGCCTATATTAAACAGGCATTAAAGCTGTTGTTGAAATTGAAATAA
- the ruvB gene encoding Holliday junction branch migration DNA helicase RuvB gives MSDRVLSGEATDAEQQFELSLRPQRLAQYIGQDKVKENLKIFIEAAKLRQESLDHVLLYGPPGLGKTTLAIVIANEMDVNVKMTSGPAIERPGDLAAILSSLEAGDVLFIDEIHRLPRAIEEVLYSAMEDFCLDIVVGKGPEARSIRLELPPFTLVGATTRAGALSAPLRDRFGVLSRLEYYDEQSLAEIVVRSGELFGVALDKHAAFEIARRSRGTPRIANRLLKRVRDYAQVLADGIVSTSLAEQALELLQVDPRGLDHIDHKLMQSMIERFGGGPVGLDALAASIGEERITIEDVYEPYLMQIGFIQRTPRGRIATNLSYDHFGYPPTQNE, from the coding sequence ATGTCAGACCGTGTACTTTCTGGTGAAGCAACAGATGCCGAGCAGCAGTTTGAGCTATCTTTAAGACCACAACGTCTAGCGCAATACATAGGCCAGGATAAAGTGAAAGAAAACCTTAAAATCTTTATCGAAGCCGCTAAGCTACGTCAGGAAAGTCTTGACCATGTTCTCCTTTATGGTCCACCAGGTTTAGGGAAGACGACGTTAGCGATCGTCATTGCAAATGAGATGGATGTAAATGTAAAGATGACGAGCGGTCCTGCAATTGAACGGCCTGGGGATTTAGCAGCGATTTTAAGCTCCCTTGAAGCAGGGGATGTACTTTTTATCGATGAAATTCATCGCCTGCCTAGAGCGATTGAAGAAGTGCTTTATTCTGCAATGGAAGACTTCTGTCTTGATATCGTTGTCGGAAAAGGTCCTGAAGCCCGTTCGATCCGATTGGAATTGCCGCCATTTACACTCGTCGGTGCAACAACGAGAGCGGGTGCTTTATCTGCTCCACTTCGTGATCGGTTCGGTGTATTATCGCGCTTGGAATATTATGATGAGCAGTCTCTCGCTGAGATTGTTGTCCGCTCCGGCGAATTATTCGGTGTTGCGCTCGATAAGCATGCGGCATTTGAAATTGCCCGCAGATCCCGTGGGACACCTCGTATTGCAAATCGATTGTTAAAACGTGTCCGAGACTATGCACAAGTATTGGCAGATGGCATTGTTTCCACAAGTTTGGCTGAGCAGGCACTCGAGCTGCTGCAAGTTGATCCTCGTGGCCTTGATCATATTGATCATAAACTGATGCAGTCAATGATTGAACGATTCGGCGGGGGTCCTGTCGGATTGGATGCATTAGCGGCATCGATCGGGGAAGAGCGTATTACAATTGAAGATGTATATGAACCATATTTAATGCAAATCGGATTTATCCAACGAACACCACGCGGTCGAATTGCGACAAATCTAAGTTACGACCATTTCGGTTATCCGCCGACACAAAATGAATAG